From a single Bacteroidia bacterium genomic region:
- a CDS encoding enolase C-terminal domain-like protein has translation MPNLSTQIEEVVITPIAIGDPPLLNAAGLHAPYALRNIVQVKTRGNVTGIAEVPGGVGILHALEASKELLIGADIFQFNLLAYRIKEFFQKKSDENRGDKPWDQRKAVHVISAFEVASLDIMGKELNRRVAELLGGVFRERVPFAAYLFYKHEGAGGEWGFATDPKATGWEAERQKAALTPEDMVRQAVEMCRYFGFKSIKLKGGVFEPKEEVAAIRALAKHFGPQIPLRFDPNAVWSPQTARRWGKELEPMLDYLEDPVRGQQEMAALRKELKVPLATNMCTTSFAQLKSSVEWGSEDIILSDHHFWGGLRASMDLYKICTIFGRGFSMHSNSHLGISLAAMIHLGAALPVFAHALDTHYPWQVDEVIEGGKIHFEDGMAKLPEGPGLGVSINQEALKQLHQNYLHCGLKERNDEVEMQKVIPGWKFMPTRY, from the coding sequence ATGCCCAACCTATCTACCCAAATCGAAGAAGTTGTGATCACCCCCATAGCGATAGGAGATCCGCCGCTTCTCAATGCTGCGGGACTTCATGCACCGTACGCGTTGCGCAATATCGTACAGGTCAAAACCAGAGGAAATGTAACCGGCATTGCGGAGGTCCCCGGTGGGGTGGGTATTTTACATGCGCTGGAAGCTTCAAAAGAATTGCTGATCGGCGCGGATATCTTTCAGTTTAACTTGCTTGCCTACCGGATCAAAGAGTTTTTTCAAAAGAAATCAGATGAAAACAGGGGAGATAAACCCTGGGACCAGCGAAAAGCTGTCCATGTGATCAGCGCTTTTGAAGTAGCCTCACTGGATATAATGGGCAAGGAACTCAACCGCCGCGTGGCAGAGCTTCTGGGAGGGGTATTCCGGGAAAGGGTGCCTTTTGCTGCATATCTTTTTTATAAACATGAAGGTGCAGGCGGCGAATGGGGATTTGCTACCGATCCCAAAGCGACCGGCTGGGAAGCTGAACGACAAAAGGCTGCGCTCACGCCCGAAGATATGGTCAGACAGGCCGTAGAAATGTGCCGGTATTTTGGTTTTAAGTCTATAAAACTTAAAGGTGGGGTGTTTGAGCCCAAAGAAGAAGTCGCCGCGATTCGCGCGCTGGCAAAACATTTTGGCCCGCAAATACCGCTCCGGTTTGACCCCAATGCAGTCTGGTCTCCTCAAACTGCCCGCCGCTGGGGCAAGGAGCTGGAACCGATGCTCGACTATCTCGAAGATCCTGTAAGAGGGCAGCAGGAAATGGCGGCATTAAGAAAAGAATTGAAAGTGCCGCTCGCTACCAATATGTGTACGACTTCTTTTGCGCAGCTAAAATCTTCGGTTGAATGGGGTTCTGAAGATATTATTCTGTCTGACCATCACTTTTGGGGTGGCTTGAGAGCTTCGATGGACCTGTATAAAATATGCACCATTTTTGGACGGGGATTTTCCATGCACTCCAACAGCCATTTGGGCATCTCGCTGGCGGCAATGATACATCTTGGCGCAGCTTTGCCCGTATTCGCCCATGCGCTTGATACCCATTACCCATGGCAGGTTGATGAAGTGATAGAAGGTGGGAAAATACACTTTGAGGATGGGATGGCAAAACTCCCTGAAGGGCCTGGACTGGGGGTTTCCATTAATCAGGAAGCGCTGAAACAACTCCACCAAAACTATCTCCACTGCGGGCTTAAAGAGCGAAATGATGAAGTGGAAATGCAAAAAGTAATACCGGGCTGGAAGTTTATGCCCACAAGGTACTAA
- a CDS encoding aldolase/citrate lyase family protein, whose amino-acid sequence MNALKEKIKNNEAVHGCWLSVGSAMNAEIMGKAGFDWLLIDLEHGAGTESELPGQLQALSGVPTQAIVRVESGQPKRIQRVLDIGAAGIMFPQLNTSAEVAEALGHMVYPPAGTRGAARMVRATDFGLNANTYFADTRAHLTSMVQIETLESLKHLDEIAALEGTDVLFVGPSDLTFALGIFGQWEHPDYVAALKATVKACKNAGKAAGILLLDSEQYERFYDLGFRVIACGSDASILLTSAKDLASDLKNQQILKEKKSREN is encoded by the coding sequence ATGAATGCTCTCAAAGAAAAGATAAAAAACAATGAAGCCGTACATGGCTGCTGGCTAAGTGTGGGTTCGGCGATGAACGCAGAGATCATGGGTAAAGCTGGTTTTGACTGGCTGTTGATTGATCTGGAGCATGGTGCAGGCACAGAGTCAGAACTTCCCGGCCAGTTGCAGGCGCTTTCAGGAGTCCCTACCCAGGCGATTGTGCGCGTGGAAAGCGGCCAACCCAAACGCATACAGCGAGTACTGGATATAGGCGCCGCAGGCATCATGTTTCCCCAGTTAAATACTTCCGCTGAAGTTGCTGAAGCACTTGGGCACATGGTTTATCCTCCGGCGGGGACACGTGGAGCGGCGAGGATGGTGCGAGCCACCGACTTTGGGCTGAATGCAAATACTTATTTTGCAGATACCCGTGCCCACCTCACCAGCATGGTGCAGATCGAAACCCTGGAGAGCCTGAAACATCTGGACGAAATTGCAGCTCTGGAAGGAACCGATGTATTATTTGTAGGGCCTTCAGATCTTACTTTTGCATTAGGCATATTTGGGCAATGGGAACACCCCGACTATGTTGCAGCCCTCAAAGCTACGGTCAAAGCCTGCAAAAATGCGGGAAAGGCCGCAGGTATCCTCTTGCTGGACAGTGAGCAATACGAGCGGTTTTACGACCTCGGTTTTAGAGTGATTGCCTGCGGATCTGATGCGTCTATTTTACTTACCAGCGCAAAAGACCTCGCCTCTGATTTAAAAAACCAGCAGATTCTTAAAGAAAAGAAAAGCAGGGAAAATTGA
- a CDS encoding SDR family oxidoreductase, producing the protein MFASTLFKDKIALVTGGRSGIGYAIAQMMLSLGAKVYIASRKEDKLREAASKLGEFGHCEAFPCDIRQTEQIARLAQHIKTREGRLDILINNAGGQFPLAAEAISDNGWNAVINNNLNGTFFMTRDMANTFFIPQKEGVIVNIIADIFRGFPGMAHTGAARAGVENLTKTLAVEWAKYHIRINSVAPGIINSTGLDQYPPQLKQGLEEAIPMKRFGTVEEVAWMTCFLASPMAAFTTGDTIYVDGGRRLSGELFKF; encoded by the coding sequence ATGTTTGCAAGTACTTTATTCAAAGATAAAATTGCCCTGGTAACCGGTGGCCGAAGCGGGATAGGTTATGCCATCGCACAGATGATGCTTTCGCTGGGAGCGAAGGTGTATATCGCTTCCCGAAAAGAAGACAAACTGCGGGAAGCCGCATCAAAGCTGGGCGAATTCGGCCACTGCGAAGCATTCCCCTGCGATATTCGTCAGACAGAGCAGATCGCACGCCTGGCGCAACACATCAAAACCAGGGAGGGAAGGCTTGATATCCTGATCAACAATGCCGGGGGGCAGTTTCCCCTGGCGGCAGAAGCCATTAGCGATAATGGATGGAACGCGGTGATCAACAACAACCTCAACGGGACATTTTTTATGACCCGTGATATGGCGAATACATTTTTTATTCCGCAAAAGGAAGGGGTAATTGTCAATATTATTGCGGACATTTTCAGAGGATTTCCGGGTATGGCCCATACAGGTGCCGCACGGGCAGGAGTAGAAAACCTCACCAAAACACTTGCTGTCGAATGGGCAAAATATCACATCCGGATCAATTCTGTCGCACCGGGCATTATCAATTCTACCGGACTTGACCAATACCCTCCCCAGCTCAAACAAGGGCTGGAAGAAGCCATTCCTATGAAAAGATTTGGTACGGTTGAAGAAGTAGCGTGGATGACGTGTTTTCTGGCCAGCCCGATGGCTGCATTTACCACAGGAGATACCATTTATGTAGATGGGGGAAGAAGACTCAGCGGAGAATTGTTTAAATTTTAA
- a CDS encoding acyl-CoA dehydrogenase family protein — MKSYYFTEEHEMFRQSLRSFLDKEVIPHIDRWEEEEQIPKEVWKKMGDLGFLGLSYPEKYGGMALDFFYDVIFCEEVSKCFSGGFAVTQMVVQYMSGPYILKYGSDFLKEKYLPKIISGEWVCSIAITEPGAGSDAANIQTNATREGDHYIVNGAKTFITNGVYGDFLVAVVKTDPQAGPAGVSLLVIDRNAPGVSATKLKKLGWHASDTAELSFDQVKVPVENLIGKEGHGFYYLMGGLQVERLTGSVGAYAGCEAALEYALGYMAERKAFGRTINKFQVLRHRVAQLAAELEAVKQFVLYCARRHNDGEYIVKECSMAKLLSTELSDKTAYDCLQFLGGYGYMEEYRMARMFRDSRILTIGGGTSEIMREIIAKMVIDDVKYAPASRQNSFNPEKAEE, encoded by the coding sequence ATGAAATCCTATTACTTCACAGAAGAACACGAAATGTTTCGCCAAAGCCTGCGAAGCTTTCTCGATAAAGAGGTAATACCCCATATTGACCGTTGGGAAGAGGAGGAGCAAATTCCCAAAGAAGTATGGAAAAAAATGGGCGACCTGGGGTTTCTGGGCCTTTCTTATCCGGAAAAATACGGAGGAATGGCGCTTGATTTTTTCTACGATGTGATATTTTGTGAGGAGGTTTCCAAATGTTTTTCCGGAGGATTTGCCGTTACCCAGATGGTTGTACAGTATATGTCGGGGCCTTATATTCTGAAATACGGTTCTGATTTTCTCAAAGAAAAATACCTGCCCAAAATCATTTCAGGCGAATGGGTTTGCAGCATTGCCATTACCGAACCCGGAGCCGGCTCAGATGCCGCCAATATCCAGACCAACGCAACAAGAGAGGGCGATCATTATATAGTGAATGGAGCCAAAACCTTCATAACAAATGGCGTGTATGGAGATTTTTTGGTGGCGGTTGTCAAGACTGACCCACAGGCGGGGCCGGCAGGGGTAAGTTTGCTGGTCATAGACCGAAATGCGCCCGGCGTATCTGCCACCAAACTCAAAAAACTTGGATGGCATGCCTCGGATACGGCCGAACTAAGCTTTGATCAGGTAAAAGTACCGGTCGAAAACCTGATTGGAAAGGAAGGCCATGGATTTTATTATCTTATGGGTGGTTTGCAGGTCGAAAGGCTTACCGGATCTGTAGGTGCTTATGCAGGTTGTGAAGCTGCATTGGAATATGCGCTGGGGTATATGGCTGAAAGAAAAGCCTTTGGCCGCACGATCAACAAATTTCAGGTATTGCGGCACCGGGTTGCGCAGCTTGCTGCTGAGCTGGAAGCGGTGAAACAGTTTGTACTTTACTGCGCCCGACGGCATAATGACGGGGAATATATTGTAAAAGAATGTTCGATGGCAAAACTTCTTTCCACAGAATTGTCAGACAAAACGGCGTATGATTGTCTTCAATTTTTGGGCGGTTATGGCTATATGGAGGAATACCGGATGGCGCGGATGTTTCGCGACAGCCGAATCCTCACCATCGGTGGCGGCACATCGGAGATCATGCGCGAGATCATTGCAAAAATGGTAATTGACGACGTGAAATACGCCCCTGCTTCCCGGCAAAATTCTTTTAACCCTGAAAAGGCAGAAGAATAA
- a CDS encoding SUMF1/EgtB/PvdO family nonheme iron enzyme, with amino-acid sequence MNLEISHDLLASQIRRRFPSREENRRRSEKLIKQNYALHLSRRQEGGNFWLDEEDLVFITPFLGGIDLNHAEASYVKKSRRKADLAAIWARGKWILWIGTALLALLVLTGSISMYQTGVIEEKSDSIAGFNMGAIIPNMPAKPITLMIDSVPVTVFFSGDLNPAIDTLYATNTRPVQKDDPSPVPDPPKPGPPSPDPVAPNESAAALKACNNQVDSLEKREYNYILRLNKLTADLSRKDNLIASLNERIDKKDGLIDNINHRNDSLQKELKTCQNLPTNPTIIEKPIAMINRQVDDLICQLKYDKAYDILADAGDWKSTETVPNLLELAYFYLEAGQTPQAAEMLGEVQKIDPPRGADAPLSGKSPSQLKKYLNELSIKYNLKSKVSLEERYFPDMVRVDGGNVVYRLKTPSEVVTLDDSAKATSSAINARLDNFEIGKYEITSWQYNLYCTATGKRMPNLMPGMRVSGDLPVVNITWLDAIEYCNWLSEKQGLTPAYTGKTLSSIRINWDASGYRLPTEMEWTFAAAGGRKGGPVELYAGSDDPAEVAWYEENSQVAGSAQIAKVGGLAANELGLYDMSGNAWEWCWDSYDPDYIKKLAKADIWHINPRGPETGEYKVLHGGSYALAGKYSKIRFRGRSKPMVANEYDGFRVVKK; translated from the coding sequence ATGAATTTAGAAATATCCCACGACCTGCTTGCGTCTCAAATCCGCCGCAGATTTCCCTCCAGGGAAGAAAACCGCCGAAGATCCGAAAAGCTGATCAAACAAAATTACGCACTCCACCTTTCCCGTCGGCAGGAAGGCGGAAACTTTTGGCTGGATGAAGAAGATTTGGTATTTATTACCCCATTTCTTGGCGGAATTGACCTGAATCATGCAGAGGCTTCTTATGTCAAAAAAAGCAGAAGGAAAGCTGACCTGGCCGCAATATGGGCCAGAGGCAAATGGATTCTCTGGATTGGTACCGCCCTATTGGCGCTTCTGGTTTTAACCGGAAGCATTTCTATGTACCAGACAGGGGTGATCGAAGAAAAAAGCGACAGTATTGCGGGTTTCAATATGGGGGCAATCATTCCCAATATGCCCGCAAAACCCATTACCTTAATGATAGACAGTGTTCCTGTTACGGTCTTCTTTTCGGGGGACCTGAACCCAGCCATTGACACACTCTATGCGACAAACACAAGGCCGGTTCAAAAAGATGATCCATCCCCGGTACCTGATCCTCCGAAGCCTGGTCCTCCTTCGCCTGACCCTGTTGCCCCCAATGAATCTGCTGCCGCCTTGAAAGCGTGTAATAACCAGGTAGACAGCCTCGAAAAAAGAGAATACAATTACATTCTGCGGCTGAACAAACTGACCGCAGACCTGAGTCGAAAAGACAACCTCATCGCATCGCTCAACGAAAGAATTGACAAAAAAGACGGGCTGATTGACAATATCAACCACCGCAATGACAGCTTGCAAAAGGAACTGAAAACCTGCCAGAACCTGCCCACCAATCCCACGATCATTGAGAAACCCATCGCAATGATCAACCGTCAGGTAGATGATCTGATCTGCCAGCTTAAATACGATAAAGCCTACGATATACTCGCAGATGCCGGTGATTGGAAATCAACAGAAACGGTACCTAATCTCCTCGAACTGGCCTATTTTTATCTGGAAGCAGGTCAGACTCCCCAGGCGGCTGAGATGTTGGGGGAGGTACAAAAAATCGATCCCCCCCGTGGTGCTGATGCCCCGCTTTCCGGCAAAAGTCCCAGCCAGCTAAAGAAATACCTGAACGAGCTTTCAATTAAATATAACCTGAAGTCCAAAGTAAGCCTGGAAGAACGTTATTTTCCCGATATGGTCCGGGTGGATGGTGGAAATGTCGTTTACCGGCTTAAAACTCCTTCAGAGGTGGTGACTTTGGATGATTCTGCCAAAGCAACATCATCTGCCATCAATGCCCGGCTGGACAACTTTGAAATCGGTAAGTATGAAATTACCTCATGGCAATACAACCTTTATTGTACAGCCACAGGTAAGCGTATGCCCAACCTAATGCCGGGTATGCGGGTGTCAGGAGATCTCCCTGTTGTAAATATTACGTGGCTCGATGCCATTGAATATTGCAACTGGCTCAGCGAAAAACAGGGGCTCACCCCTGCTTATACCGGAAAAACGCTGAGCAGTATTCGCATAAACTGGGATGCTTCCGGATACCGGCTTCCTACAGAGATGGAATGGACTTTTGCCGCAGCCGGTGGCCGTAAGGGAGGGCCTGTAGAATTATATGCCGGAAGTGATGACCCCGCAGAAGTCGCCTGGTATGAGGAAAATTCTCAAGTCGCTGGCTCTGCCCAAATCGCCAAAGTAGGAGGCCTGGCTGCCAACGAATTGGGGCTGTACGATATGAGTGGCAATGCCTGGGAATGGTGCTGGGATAGTTATGACCCTGACTATATAAAAAAATTAGCAAAGGCAGATATCTGGCACATTAACCCAAGGGGCCCGGAGACTGGAGAATATAAGGTGCTTCACGGAGGATCTTATGCACTCGCAGGGAAATATTCTAAAATCAGGTTCCGGGGCCGTAGCAAACCGATGGTCGCCAACGAATATGATGGGTTCCGTGTGGTAAAAAAATAA